A genomic stretch from bacterium includes:
- a CDS encoding DUF1284 domain-containing protein, whose amino-acid sequence MKLRGHHLLCTQGFQGYGYDKNFTDNMKQVVDRLNASDNLWIKITDTCDEICVKCPHSNGEECSKDHIKTMDSIILKELNLTPGGRVTKEEVFTTIKQHSQKLKKVCKNCEWQQVCLFFTNKKEEGEK is encoded by the coding sequence ATCAAATTAAGAGGACACCATCTCCTTTGTACTCAGGGGTTCCAAGGGTATGGTTACGACAAAAATTTTACGGATAATATGAAGCAGGTAGTAGATAGGTTAAACGCATCCGACAATTTGTGGATAAAGATAACGGATACCTGCGATGAAATTTGCGTTAAATGCCCCCACAGCAACGGAGAAGAATGCTCAAAAGACCACATAAAAACTATGGATTCAATCATTCTGAAAGAGCTAAATCTTACCCCGGGAGGTAGAGTAACGAAGGAAGAAGTTTTTACAACAATAAAACAACATTCACAAAAACTGAAAAAAGTTTGTAAGAATTGTGAATGGCAACAAGTGTGTTTGTTTTTCACCAACAAAAAGGAGGAAGGGGAAAAATGA
- a CDS encoding tetratricopeptide repeat protein — protein MKRCFCAAILAVLVCGCASTYMTAGKVYVQKEEYEKAIEQFNIQLEQNPNDGDALWWIGSVYSYKKDFEKACGYFDKLRETSPEKAELTKEKYFLWTVYYNAGLDALKKEDFEIAKKRFGTATLVEPDSILAYVNLAQTYLKTGKEDSMVLCYEKASKVAPKNPDICMDLAAYYSKEKKYDQAMEQLKKALELSPKNAELLYRLGVIYYLKEDYSNSESLFNETIKQDSTYSDAYFNLSASLVKEKKFKPATDVLQKYLVSKPKDTEALSNLGDLYLLNQEYKLAVDTYTKLIEIDSSNPQYYENRANAYWKMGDKEKNSADMKKAQELQKK, from the coding sequence ATGAAAAGATGTTTTTGTGCCGCTATATTGGCGGTATTAGTTTGTGGCTGCGCAAGTACTTATATGACTGCCGGCAAAGTATATGTCCAGAAAGAAGAGTACGAGAAAGCCATAGAACAGTTCAATATTCAGCTGGAGCAAAACCCTAATGATGGAGATGCATTATGGTGGATTGGCTCTGTTTATTCATATAAAAAAGATTTTGAAAAAGCTTGTGGGTATTTTGACAAGCTAAGAGAAACTTCTCCTGAAAAGGCAGAGTTAACAAAAGAGAAATATTTTTTATGGACTGTTTATTATAATGCAGGACTTGATGCATTAAAAAAAGAAGATTTTGAAATCGCCAAAAAAAGATTTGGGACGGCAACATTAGTTGAACCGGATTCTATCCTTGCATATGTAAATTTAGCACAAACATACTTAAAAACAGGGAAAGAGGATTCTATGGTCCTTTGTTATGAAAAAGCAAGTAAGGTCGCACCTAAGAACCCCGATATATGTATGGACCTCGCCGCATACTATTCTAAAGAAAAAAAATATGATCAAGCTATGGAACAACTCAAAAAAGCATTAGAACTAAGTCCTAAAAATGCGGAACTGCTATATCGTTTAGGCGTCATCTATTACTTAAAAGAAGACTATTCAAATTCAGAAAGTTTATTCAATGAAACAATTAAACAGGATTCTACTTACTCGGATGCATACTTTAATCTTAGCGCTTCTTTAGTTAAAGAGAAAAAATTCAAACCGGCAACAGATGTGCTGCAAAAATACTTAGTCTCTAAACCCAAAGATACCGAAGCTTTATCCAATTTAGGAGATTTATATCTTTTAAACCAGGAATATAAACTTGCAGTTGATACATATACAAAACTTATTGAAATAGACTCTTCCAACCCGCAGTATTATGAAAACAGAGCAAACGCTTATTGGAAAATGGGCGACAAAGAAAAGAATAGCGCTGATATGAAAAAAGCTCAGGAATTACAGAAGAAATAA
- the pheT gene encoding phenylalanine--tRNA ligase subunit beta, whose product MAGITISKKDLESLLKKTLSVDELGMLLHSVKGELKETNGDELKIDLDDTNRPDLLCVEGIAREIKNEKIRKNADVDTEEHGKTKYQIVVDEQIQNVRPYIGGFLVKGLSLTEGGLAQLIQTQEKLADNYGRNRKNISIGIYNAEEIIFPVSYKAVAPEERKFVPLEFDSELTLKEILELHPKGKEYAYILKDFSKYPLLEDSKGNVLSFPPIINSNSVGKVQAGNVNLFCDVTGNNIEQVLLIVNIIAQNLKDRGAEIIPVEVKYPYDTIFGKNVVSPCEFKEEIKINKTDFEKLLGLQLDAIKITEELSKSGYEVEISGEQFRIKPPSYRRDIMHSVDVIEDFAIRYGYNNFEPEELNEFTVGKTTLIDPVIQKLRKLMIGAGFEEIVSNILTSKNQMLGNVEPLESIIEIENPVSDTYSVLRNSIIPSLLSVESISSKSVYPHKIFEIGEVVVSDSTVDYGTRTIVNLTALISYPEASFSDLHSVLDILLYYSIPDSKQSENGAYVSNLQKIEHPSFIKGRAANILVNNKIIGIVGEIHPQVLEDWKIRNPVVMFELKDIEKIFVK is encoded by the coding sequence ATGGCAGGCATTACTATTTCAAAAAAAGATTTAGAGTCGTTACTGAAAAAGACTTTATCCGTTGACGAATTAGGAATGTTATTACATTCGGTTAAAGGAGAATTAAAAGAGACCAACGGTGACGAATTAAAAATAGATCTGGATGATACCAATAGACCGGATTTGCTGTGCGTTGAAGGAATCGCAAGGGAGATTAAGAACGAAAAAATACGGAAGAACGCGGATGTTGACACGGAAGAACACGGAAAGACTAAATATCAGATAGTAGTAGATGAGCAGATTCAGAATGTAAGACCATATATCGGGGGGTTTTTAGTAAAAGGATTATCTCTTACGGAAGGTGGATTGGCTCAACTTATACAGACGCAGGAAAAACTTGCAGATAATTATGGACGGAACAGAAAAAATATTTCCATAGGTATTTATAATGCCGAAGAAATAATATTCCCTGTTTCTTATAAAGCGGTTGCTCCTGAAGAAAGAAAGTTTGTTCCTCTTGAATTTGACAGCGAACTTACTTTAAAAGAGATATTGGAGCTTCACCCGAAAGGTAAAGAGTATGCGTATATTTTAAAAGACTTTTCTAAATATCCATTATTGGAAGATAGCAAGGGGAATGTTTTATCTTTCCCGCCAATTATAAATTCTAACTCTGTTGGCAAGGTTCAGGCAGGAAATGTAAATTTGTTTTGTGACGTTACGGGTAACAATATTGAGCAGGTATTACTTATCGTAAATATTATTGCCCAAAACTTAAAAGACAGGGGTGCGGAAATTATCCCGGTAGAAGTGAAATACCCATATGATACAATATTCGGCAAAAATGTTGTTTCCCCGTGTGAATTTAAAGAAGAAATAAAAATTAATAAAACCGATTTTGAAAAGTTATTAGGACTGCAGTTAGACGCAATAAAAATTACGGAAGAATTAAGCAAAAGTGGATATGAGGTAGAAATATCCGGCGAGCAATTTAGAATAAAGCCTCCGTCATATCGTCGTGACATAATGCATTCCGTTGATGTAATAGAAGATTTTGCAATCAGATATGGATACAACAATTTTGAACCGGAAGAGTTAAATGAATTTACTGTGGGAAAAACTACCCTTATAGACCCGGTTATACAGAAATTAAGAAAACTTATGATTGGTGCCGGGTTTGAAGAAATAGTCTCAAATATACTTACTTCAAAAAATCAAATGTTGGGAAACGTGGAACCTTTAGAATCCATAATTGAAATAGAAAACCCGGTTTCCGATACTTATTCTGTCTTGCGAAATTCTATTATCCCTTCCCTTTTGTCCGTCGAGTCCATATCCTCTAAATCTGTTTATCCGCATAAAATATTTGAAATAGGGGAAGTAGTAGTTTCGGATTCAACCGTGGATTATGGAACCAGAACTATCGTTAACCTTACTGCTTTGATATCGTACCCGGAGGCAAGTTTCTCCGACTTACATAGTGTTCTGGATATATTACTATATTATTCTATTCCTGACTCAAAACAAAGTGAGAACGGGGCATATGTTAGCAATCTACAAAAAATTGAACATCCTTCATTTATTAAAGGCAGGGCAGCAAATATATTAGTAAATAATAAAATCATTGGTATTGTTGGTGAAATTCATCCTCAAGTGCTGGAAGACTGGAAGATAAGGAATCCTGTTGTAATGTTTGAATTGAAAGATATCGAAAAAATATTTGTGAAATAA